One Mangrovimonas cancribranchiae DNA segment encodes these proteins:
- a CDS encoding M23 family metallopeptidase yields MHKTILLFLLLPTLLFAQNSSPYPEDYFIHPLDVTLVLSGTFAELRSNHFHSGLDIKTQQREGLKVYAAASGYVSRIKIQHYGYGKALYITHPNGYTTVYAHLQKFSPKIEAYIKKAQYDKESFEIEVFPNTSELLVEQGDIIAYSGNTGGSGGPHLHFEIRDNLERPINPLLFGMDVKDTTKPMIKSLFVYPIGDNAHVNNSNDKQKLRLRALGNGDYTTEKIEAFGKLGFAIETNDRQDLAYNNNGVYNIQSFFNGFKKIDIDFRRFSFSETRHLNRLIDYEYYKTHKDRLQKLFIEKNNPLSLYKEADNNGYLIIEDSTASVYKIRVKDYHENDSWVTINIKGKKEEDIRKEPIKETHYYIYANKQNEILHNNISINFPQDTFYDDFFLDFSASNDTIQLHDDIIPAKKYFTITYDTSSLKQDDLNQLYIARLVGYNDYPLYSKTYKETGKIYTRTRTLGKYALAIDDENPTIKPTNFTNGKWLSKYRYLKLKIDDKGSGISNYRATVNGKWVLMEYDYKTDMLVHDFTDGMITDTKNKLKVIVTDNVGNSSTFEATFYRK; encoded by the coding sequence ATGCACAAGACCATTTTATTATTTTTATTACTACCAACATTACTTTTTGCTCAAAACTCAAGTCCTTACCCAGAAGATTACTTTATTCATCCATTAGATGTTACCCTTGTGTTATCTGGAACTTTTGCCGAGTTACGCTCTAATCATTTTCACTCTGGACTTGATATAAAAACACAACAAAGAGAAGGCTTAAAAGTATACGCCGCTGCGAGTGGTTATGTAAGCAGAATTAAAATACAACATTATGGTTACGGAAAAGCGTTATACATTACACACCCTAATGGGTACACCACTGTTTATGCCCATTTACAAAAGTTTAGCCCTAAAATTGAAGCTTATATTAAAAAAGCACAGTATGATAAAGAATCGTTTGAAATTGAAGTTTTCCCAAATACTAGCGAGTTATTAGTTGAACAAGGCGATATTATTGCTTATAGTGGCAATACTGGTGGCTCCGGCGGTCCACATTTGCATTTTGAAATTAGAGATAATTTAGAGCGTCCTATTAATCCCCTACTCTTTGGCATGGATGTTAAAGACACCACAAAACCCATGATTAAAAGTTTATTTGTTTACCCTATTGGTGATAATGCGCATGTTAATAATTCTAACGACAAGCAAAAATTACGTCTTAGAGCGCTAGGTAATGGCGATTATACCACCGAGAAAATTGAAGCTTTTGGCAAACTTGGTTTTGCAATTGAAACTAACGACAGACAAGATTTAGCCTACAATAATAATGGGGTTTACAACATTCAATCATTTTTTAACGGATTTAAAAAAATTGATATCGATTTTAGACGGTTTTCATTTTCTGAAACCAGACATCTAAATAGGTTAATAGATTACGAATATTATAAAACCCATAAAGATAGACTTCAAAAACTATTCATTGAAAAAAACAATCCGTTAAGTCTATATAAAGAAGCCGATAATAATGGCTACTTAATTATTGAGGACAGCACAGCATCGGTATATAAAATTCGTGTAAAAGATTACCACGAAAACGATAGTTGGGTTACCATTAATATTAAAGGAAAAAAGGAAGAAGATATAAGAAAAGAGCCAATTAAAGAGACACATTATTATATTTATGCCAATAAACAGAATGAAATCCTCCATAATAACATTTCTATAAATTTTCCACAAGACACCTTTTACGATGACTTTTTCTTAGACTTTTCGGCAAGTAACGATACTATTCAATTACACGACGATATTATTCCTGCTAAAAAATATTTCACTATTACTTACGATACATCTTCCTTAAAGCAAGACGATTTAAACCAACTATACATTGCGCGATTAGTAGGTTATAACGATTACCCTTTATATTCTAAAACATACAAAGAAACCGGAAAAATTTACACGAGAACGAGAACTTTAGGAAAATACGCCTTAGCCATAGATGATGAAAACCCAACCATAAAACCAACAAATTTTACCAATGGCAAATGGTTAAGCAAATACCGTTACTTAAAACTAAAAATTGACGATAAAGGATCAGGAATCTCTAATTACAGAGCTACCGTAAATGGCAAGTGGGTTTTAATGGAGTACGATTATAAAACAGATATGCTAGTTCATGACTTTACAGATGGCATGATAACAGATACTAAAAATAAATTAAAGGTAATTGTAACAGATAATGTGGGAAATAGTTCTACATTTGAAGCTACATTCTATAGAAAATAA
- a CDS encoding carboxypeptidase-like regulatory domain-containing protein: MAQTGTIKGVILDENNIPISNVNIKASQFGTTSNNNGFYTLKVPANEDILVTFTHITFKTIQATFNLKNGESFEFNPVMKSNVEQISTVVISSEKRKDIQGIVTLEPKTIRKIPGANAGVENLLKTLPGVSSNNELSTQYSVRGGNYDENLVYVNGFEVYRPFLIRSGQQEGLSFVNTDLVRNVDFSAGGFQAKYGDKLSSVLDITYRQPYEFGVSLDASLLGGSLAVEGTSKDSKFTGIVGVRYRDNSLLVDAKQTETNYDPTFFDVQSYLTYKFSDKFQLDFLGNASINKYNYQPKTRQTNFGTLDNPLALLVYYEGQEKDRYQTLFGALKGTYTVNDNLSLQLIGSTYHTTEEEYFDILAQYRLGEVNTNIGDEDLGEVEYSEGIGGQLNHGRNDLDALITNIQHKGNYEINDNNFEWSLKYTHEDIRDRLVEWEVIDSAGFSINPPSSDAFNEQPYAPYEGPLTAFQNVRTKNETQIDRIQAYLQWSRRLNINDTEVWLNAGGRVHNWTVSGDNIISKTQTVISPRAQIAVKPNWKRDMLFRLGGGLYYQPPFYRELRDSSGIVNPDVKAQKSVHLVLGNDYSFKMWDRPFKLTTEAYYKKITDVNPYTVENVRIRYRAKNNAEAYAYGLDLRLNGEFVPGTESWVSFGYLKTEENIDDQGYIARPTDQRLKFAALFQDYVPILPKMKMYLNLVYNTGLPGGSPSYANPYEYQNRLPDYKRADLGLQYVVVDYNERFDKGWRKPFKYLSLGFEIFNIFDVQNSITNTWVRDVYSQRQYAIPNYLTPRIFNIRTTMKF, translated from the coding sequence ATGGCGCAAACAGGTACTATTAAAGGTGTTATTCTAGATGAAAATAACATTCCTATAAGTAATGTTAATATTAAAGCATCGCAATTTGGAACAACCTCAAACAACAATGGGTTTTATACTCTTAAAGTTCCCGCAAATGAAGATATTTTAGTAACCTTTACTCATATTACCTTTAAAACTATACAGGCTACATTTAATCTTAAAAACGGAGAGTCTTTTGAGTTTAACCCTGTTATGAAAAGTAACGTTGAGCAAATTTCAACCGTTGTTATTTCTAGCGAGAAAAGAAAAGACATTCAAGGTATTGTTACTCTAGAACCCAAAACTATTAGAAAAATTCCTGGCGCCAATGCTGGTGTAGAAAATCTATTAAAAACATTACCTGGCGTTAGTAGTAATAACGAATTAAGTACACAATATTCTGTTCGTGGTGGAAATTACGATGAAAACTTAGTTTACGTTAACGGGTTTGAAGTTTACCGTCCGTTTTTAATTCGCTCAGGACAACAAGAAGGGCTTAGTTTTGTAAATACTGATTTGGTAAGAAATGTTGACTTCTCTGCGGGTGGATTTCAAGCCAAATACGGTGATAAGCTTTCCTCTGTATTAGATATTACCTATCGGCAACCCTACGAATTTGGTGTTAGCCTTGATGCTAGTTTACTTGGCGGAAGCCTTGCTGTTGAAGGCACTAGTAAAGATTCTAAATTTACAGGTATTGTAGGTGTTCGCTATCGTGATAACAGCCTATTAGTCGATGCTAAACAAACCGAAACCAACTACGACCCTACGTTTTTCGATGTTCAATCTTATTTAACTTATAAGTTTAGCGACAAGTTTCAATTAGATTTTCTAGGAAATGCTTCTATTAACAAATACAATTATCAGCCTAAAACTAGGCAAACCAATTTTGGTACATTAGATAATCCGTTAGCCTTATTAGTTTATTACGAAGGGCAAGAAAAAGATAGATATCAAACGCTATTTGGTGCTTTAAAAGGAACTTATACTGTTAACGACAATCTATCGTTACAACTTATTGGTTCGACCTACCACACAACAGAAGAAGAGTATTTCGATATTTTAGCGCAATACCGTTTAGGAGAAGTTAACACCAATATTGGCGATGAAGATTTAGGTGAAGTTGAATATAGCGAAGGTATTGGTGGGCAACTTAACCACGGTAGAAATGATTTAGATGCTTTAATTACTAACATTCAACACAAAGGAAACTACGAGATAAACGATAATAATTTTGAATGGTCTTTAAAGTACACCCACGAAGACATTCGTGATCGTTTAGTTGAATGGGAAGTAATTGATTCGGCAGGGTTTTCAATAAATCCACCAAGCAGCGATGCCTTTAACGAGCAACCTTACGCACCATACGAAGGCCCACTAACAGCATTTCAAAATGTGCGCACAAAAAATGAAACCCAAATAGATAGAATTCAGGCTTATTTACAATGGAGTCGCCGTTTAAATATAAACGACACCGAGGTTTGGCTTAATGCTGGCGGACGTGTTCATAATTGGACTGTAAGTGGAGACAATATTATATCAAAAACACAAACAGTTATTAGTCCAAGAGCGCAAATAGCCGTAAAGCCTAACTGGAAAAGAGATATGTTATTTAGGCTTGGTGGTGGTTTATATTATCAACCGCCATTTTATCGTGAGCTTAGAGACTCATCAGGCATAGTAAATCCAGACGTAAAAGCACAAAAATCAGTACACCTTGTTTTAGGAAACGATTACAGCTTTAAAATGTGGGATAGACCATTTAAATTAACAACCGAGGCTTATTATAAAAAAATAACCGATGTTAATCCTTATACAGTAGAAAATGTACGTATTCGTTATCGTGCTAAAAATAATGCCGAAGCCTATGCGTATGGTTTAGATTTAAGACTTAATGGTGAGTTTGTTCCAGGAACAGAATCTTGGGTAAGTTTTGGCTATTTAAAAACTGAAGAAAATATAGACGACCAAGGCTATATTGCAAGACCTACAGACCAACGCTTAAAATTTGCTGCCTTATTTCAAGACTATGTGCCAATATTACCAAAAATGAAAATGTACCTTAATTTGGTTTATAACACAGGGCTGCCTGGTGGATCTCCTAGCTATGCTAATCCTTATGAGTATCAAAACCGTTTACCAGATTATAAACGCGCCGATCTAGGCTTACAATATGTGGTTGTAGATTATAACGAACGTTTTGACAAAGGATGGCGTAAACCTTTTAAATACTTATCGTTAGGATTTGAGATTTTCAATATTTTTGATGTACAAAACTCCATTACCAATACTTGGGTAAGAGATGTATATAGCCAACGCCAATATGCAATTCCTAATTATTTAACGCCAAGAATTTTTAATATAAGAACAACAATGAAGTTTTAA
- a CDS encoding cysteine desulfurase family protein: MKSVYLDSAATTQVREEVINDIKDVLLNNYGNPSSTHAFGRSSKTIIETARKAIAKTLNALPQEIIFTSGGTEADNMILRCAVRDGGVKTIITSAIEHHAVLHTVEELEKEYGITVKYVKLQACGTPDYDNLEHLLTESNNKTLVSLMHVNNEIGNILDIEKVAKMCKDNEALFHSDTVQSIGHFEWDVQQVPIDFMTAAAHKFHGPKGIGFAYIRKDSNLKPLIFGGSQERGYRAGTEAVHNIKGLETAFKLAYENLEEERTYVQELKDYFTLQLEKAIPDVKFNGNCHNNVKSTYTLINACLPMPPEKALTLPFQLDLKGIACSKGSACQSGSSKGSHVLEQILSEEDKQKPSIRFSFSKFNTKDEIDYVVNVLKEFVED, from the coding sequence ATGAAATCGGTATATTTAGATAGTGCAGCAACCACACAAGTTAGAGAAGAAGTTATTAACGATATTAAAGACGTTTTGTTGAATAATTATGGAAATCCATCGTCAACCCATGCGTTTGGGCGTTCTTCTAAAACAATTATTGAAACTGCACGAAAAGCTATAGCGAAGACATTAAATGCCTTGCCACAAGAAATTATTTTTACTTCAGGTGGCACCGAAGCCGATAACATGATTTTACGTTGTGCTGTTCGTGATGGCGGTGTAAAAACAATAATTACATCGGCTATAGAGCATCATGCCGTGTTACATACCGTAGAAGAACTTGAAAAAGAATATGGTATTACAGTAAAATATGTAAAACTACAAGCGTGTGGCACGCCAGATTACGACAATTTAGAGCATTTACTAACAGAGAGTAATAACAAAACGTTAGTAAGTTTAATGCATGTAAATAACGAAATAGGGAATATTCTTGACATTGAAAAGGTCGCTAAAATGTGTAAAGACAATGAAGCACTTTTTCATAGTGATACCGTACAGTCTATTGGGCATTTTGAATGGGATGTACAACAAGTTCCTATTGATTTTATGACGGCAGCTGCACACAAATTTCATGGTCCGAAAGGGATTGGATTTGCTTATATAAGAAAAGATAGCAACTTAAAACCTTTAATTTTTGGTGGCTCGCAAGAACGTGGCTACCGTGCGGGTACCGAAGCTGTACATAATATTAAAGGCTTGGAAACTGCTTTTAAGTTGGCTTATGAAAATTTAGAAGAAGAACGTACTTATGTACAAGAGTTGAAAGATTATTTCACTTTACAATTAGAAAAAGCTATTCCAGATGTAAAATTTAACGGTAATTGCCATAATAACGTTAAAAGCACGTATACGTTAATAAATGCATGTTTACCTATGCCACCAGAAAAGGCATTAACATTACCGTTTCAACTAGATTTAAAAGGTATTGCGTGTTCTAAAGGAAGTGCTTGCCAAAGCGGTAGTAGTAAAGGCTCTCATGTTTTAGAGCAAATCCTTTCAGAGGAAGATAAACAAAAACCTTCTATTCGTTTCTCGTTTAGTAAGTTTAATACTAAAGATGAGATTGATTATGTGGTTAACGTTCTAAAAGAATTTGTTGAGGATTAA
- a CDS encoding DNA mismatch repair protein MutS: MFKVGQSVSVLDEDLTGEVIAVKGDVITVSCDGFDLEFSADELVLIDDALGQSYITPDQEDINQKAQPKKRQTTRKKKAKDKYSPTMEVDLHIHQLTDKSGRMTNHEMLNLQVDTARRQLEFAIRKRFQKIVFIHGVGEGVLKMELEYLFGRYNVKYYDADYKKYGLGATEVYIYQNATPD; the protein is encoded by the coding sequence ATGTTTAAGGTAGGACAATCTGTATCGGTATTAGATGAAGACTTAACAGGAGAGGTTATTGCTGTAAAAGGCGATGTGATTACCGTTTCTTGCGATGGGTTTGATTTAGAGTTTTCGGCTGATGAATTAGTATTAATAGATGATGCTTTGGGGCAATCATACATAACACCAGATCAGGAGGATATAAACCAAAAAGCACAACCTAAGAAAAGGCAAACTACGCGCAAGAAAAAGGCCAAAGATAAATATTCGCCAACCATGGAAGTGGATTTACACATTCATCAATTAACCGATAAGTCTGGTAGAATGACAAACCATGAGATGCTAAACTTACAAGTAGATACTGCCAGGCGACAATTAGAGTTTGCTATAAGAAAGCGTTTTCAGAAAATTGTGTTTATTCATGGTGTAGGCGAAGGTGTTCTAAAAATGGAATTAGAATACCTTTTTGGACGCTACAACGTAAAATATTACGATGCCGATTACAAAAAATACGGTTTAGGTGCCACCGAAGTTTATATTTACCAAAATGCAACACCTGACTAA
- a CDS encoding DUF2752 domain-containing protein produces MLPCLNKQLLGFDCLGCGIQRAFFLILKGEFSAAFKMYPAIYPLIVLTLFLCLNFFFKFKHANKIINILAITSVTTILVSFTIKLINQ; encoded by the coding sequence ATGCTTCCTTGCCTTAATAAGCAATTATTAGGTTTTGATTGTTTGGGGTGTGGTATACAACGTGCATTCTTTTTAATTTTAAAAGGCGAGTTTAGTGCTGCTTTTAAAATGTATCCTGCCATTTATCCTTTAATTGTTTTAACGCTTTTTTTGTGTTTAAATTTTTTCTTTAAATTTAAACACGCTAATAAAATTATTAATATTCTTGCAATAACTTCGGTAACAACGATACTTGTAAGTTTTACTATTAAATTAATTAACCAATAA
- a CDS encoding CCC motif membrane protein, translated as MEQQKLNPTVVYILAILGLLCCCFGGLGFILSGIAFFIAMNKLKDAKLHPENYDQSSVKSMDTARIVALVILIINLVYFAATIYRIATVGWDEMMEQSQQMMEQWQQQQGN; from the coding sequence ATGGAACAACAAAAACTTAACCCAACAGTCGTTTATATTTTAGCCATTTTAGGTTTATTATGCTGCTGCTTTGGCGGATTAGGCTTTATCTTATCTGGAATTGCCTTTTTTATTGCAATGAATAAACTAAAAGATGCTAAACTTCATCCAGAAAACTACGATCAAAGTAGTGTTAAATCTATGGATACTGCACGAATTGTAGCTTTAGTTATTCTAATCATCAACTTAGTTTATTTTGCAGCAACTATATACAGAATTGCCACAGTTGGATGGGATGAAATGATGGAGCAATCGCAACAAATGATGGAACAATGGCAACAACAGCAAGGCAACTAA
- a CDS encoding CD225/dispanin family protein, with the protein MENKPTRPNSYLALAIISTILCCLPAGIVSIIYSTKVNSLYEDGNYAEAERASKNAKTWGIVSVALALLIYIVIFAIYGIAIFAAIANGDF; encoded by the coding sequence ATGGAAAATAAACCAACTAGACCTAACAGTTATTTAGCCTTGGCTATTATTAGCACTATTTTATGTTGTTTACCAGCAGGAATTGTTAGTATTATTTATTCAACAAAGGTTAATAGCCTTTATGAAGATGGAAACTACGCTGAAGCCGAAAGAGCGTCTAAAAATGCTAAAACATGGGGAATTGTTTCTGTGGCATTAGCACTTTTAATTTATATCGTTATTTTTGCTATTTATGGAATTGCAATTTTTGCCGCAATAGCTAATGGCGACTTCTAG
- a CDS encoding DUF2752 domain-containing protein: MATSRLRLFLYIIIAILLISAVSLYFFVNPSSEEIQLFPKCPFYRFTGLYCPGCGSQRAIHDILNGHFIEGLRHNYLFILLGIVLGYEALTFIRLTFFKKETYNLIHTSKFTITVLIIVLVFWFLRNLPLHPFTELAP; this comes from the coding sequence ATGGCGACTTCTAGATTAAGACTTTTTTTATACATTATTATAGCGATCCTGCTTATCTCTGCAGTATCGCTATATTTTTTTGTAAACCCTTCTTCCGAAGAAATACAATTATTTCCTAAGTGCCCTTTTTATAGGTTTACAGGACTATATTGCCCTGGTTGTGGGAGTCAAAGAGCTATTCATGATATTTTAAACGGCCATTTTATTGAAGGGTTACGACATAATTATTTATTTATTCTTCTAGGAATTGTTTTAGGTTATGAAGCCTTAACATTTATAAGATTAACATTTTTTAAAAAAGAAACTTATAATCTAATTCACACCTCAAAATTTACAATAACAGTTCTTATTATTGTTCTTGTGTTTTGGTTTTTAAGAAACCTTCCCTTACACCCATTTACCGAACTTGCTCCATAA
- the rocD gene encoding ornithine--oxo-acid transaminase codes for MAVLDQLTSQEAMDLENKYGAHNYHPLPVVLSKGEGVHVWDVEGKQYYDFLSAYSAVNQGHCHPKIVGAMTSQAQTLTLTSRAFYNDMLGRFEKFATAYFGFDKLLPMNTGAEAVETALKVCRRWAYQVKGIDENDAEIIVCENNFHGRTTTIISFSNDPVARKNFGPYTKGFIKIDYDNLDALEEALKNNPNVAGFLVEPIQGEAGVYVPSEGYLQKAKALCEKYNVLFIADEVQTGIARTGQLLACDHENVKPNILILGKALSGGAYPVSAVLANDDIMNVITPGSHGSTFGGNPVAAAVAIAALEVVKEESLAENAEALGQLFRSEMNKYIAESNIVTLVRGKGLLNAIVIDEDEESDTAWNICMALRDNGLLAKPTHGNIIRFAPPLVMNKEQLLDCVAIITKTLKAFEK; via the coding sequence ATGGCTGTTTTAGACCAATTAACATCGCAAGAAGCGATGGATTTAGAAAACAAGTATGGCGCACATAACTATCATCCACTTCCAGTGGTATTAAGTAAAGGTGAAGGCGTTCATGTTTGGGATGTAGAAGGCAAGCAATATTACGATTTTCTTTCAGCATATTCTGCTGTTAATCAAGGGCATTGTCATCCAAAAATTGTTGGCGCAATGACATCGCAAGCGCAAACTTTAACACTAACATCTAGAGCGTTTTATAATGATATGTTAGGGCGATTTGAAAAATTTGCAACAGCATATTTTGGATTTGATAAATTGCTACCAATGAATACAGGAGCCGAAGCTGTAGAAACGGCACTAAAAGTATGTAGACGTTGGGCTTATCAAGTAAAAGGAATTGATGAAAATGATGCTGAAATTATTGTATGTGAAAACAATTTCCATGGAAGAACAACTACAATTATTTCATTTTCAAACGATCCTGTAGCTAGAAAAAACTTTGGGCCTTACACTAAAGGCTTTATTAAAATAGATTACGATAATTTAGACGCTTTAGAAGAAGCTTTAAAAAACAACCCTAATGTTGCTGGCTTTTTAGTAGAGCCTATTCAAGGAGAAGCTGGTGTTTATGTGCCATCTGAAGGGTATTTGCAAAAAGCCAAAGCCCTTTGTGAAAAGTATAATGTTTTGTTTATTGCCGATGAAGTACAAACAGGTATTGCCAGAACCGGACAATTATTAGCTTGCGATCATGAGAATGTAAAGCCTAATATTTTAATTTTAGGTAAAGCTTTAAGTGGCGGTGCTTATCCAGTAAGTGCTGTTTTAGCCAATGATGATATTATGAATGTGATTACACCAGGTAGTCACGGAAGTACTTTTGGTGGTAACCCTGTTGCTGCAGCGGTTGCTATTGCTGCGTTAGAAGTTGTTAAAGAAGAGTCTTTAGCCGAAAATGCAGAAGCTTTAGGGCAGCTTTTTAGAAGTGAAATGAATAAATATATAGCCGAAAGTAATATTGTAACACTTGTGAGAGGAAAAGGCTTGTTAAATGCTATTGTTATTGATGAAGATGAAGAAAGTGATACCGCTTGGAATATTTGTATGGCATTACGTGATAACGGCTTGTTGGCAAAGCCAACTCATGGTAATATTATTCGTTTTGCACCACCATTAGTAATGAACAAAGAGCAGTTGTTAGATTGTGTTGCTATTATTACAAAAACACTCAAAGCGTTTGAAAAATAG
- the rlmD gene encoding 23S rRNA (uracil(1939)-C(5))-methyltransferase RlmD — MPRRERNKFVKRGQILNLKIEDYAFGGKGIARLKNEHGEFIVFVPNTLPGQLVKAQVKKSSKKYAECKLIDVLQSSPDEVEVPYQDIPGAPYIKLPIDLQHKYKKESTLSLFKKIGKVDNIENYFDAFISSPNVFHYRNKMEYGFSAIGYDKTKQTDVDEFTLGFKRRGTWWMGENLEKDSGLFDEAVETHLKTIRHYCEKTGLPPWHAPRKTGFFRYFVVRKSHKTNALLFNLVTTSHDLSKFDLTAFAEFLVSLFGDRLAGLLHTINDEIGDRTIATSGSIKLVYGKDKIVEELLGLQFEISMKSFFQTNPKSAEKLYSKVVDYALEDREAVDNSVVLDLFCGTGTIGQIIASKANNTKIIGVDIVASAIEDAKKNAQRNGIEGLQFYAADVGKFLTEHPQYKNNIKTIILDPARAGITPKTLKKIINLNAKRLVYVSCNPATQARDIEQLGHANYKIKKLSLVDQFPHTAHIETVVLLERR, encoded by the coding sequence ATGCCTCGAAGAGAACGAAATAAATTTGTAAAACGCGGACAAATACTAAATTTAAAAATAGAAGACTATGCCTTTGGTGGAAAAGGTATAGCGCGTCTTAAAAACGAACATGGCGAGTTTATTGTATTTGTACCCAATACACTTCCAGGTCAGCTTGTAAAAGCTCAGGTTAAAAAGTCTAGTAAAAAGTATGCTGAATGTAAACTTATTGATGTTTTACAGTCATCACCCGATGAAGTTGAAGTCCCCTACCAAGACATACCTGGCGCACCTTACATAAAGTTGCCTATTGATTTACAACATAAATATAAAAAGGAAAGTACCCTTTCGCTGTTTAAAAAAATTGGTAAAGTAGATAATATTGAGAACTATTTTGATGCGTTTATTAGCTCTCCAAATGTGTTTCATTACAGAAACAAAATGGAATATGGTTTTTCGGCTATTGGATATGACAAAACCAAACAGACCGATGTAGATGAGTTTACCTTAGGATTTAAAAGGCGTGGTACTTGGTGGATGGGTGAAAACCTAGAAAAAGATTCTGGCCTTTTTGACGAAGCGGTAGAAACCCATTTAAAAACCATAAGACATTACTGTGAAAAAACAGGGTTACCACCATGGCATGCACCCAGAAAAACAGGTTTTTTCAGGTATTTTGTTGTAAGAAAATCCCACAAAACCAATGCCTTGTTATTTAATTTAGTGACCACATCTCACGACTTATCAAAATTTGATTTAACTGCTTTTGCAGAGTTTTTAGTCTCTCTATTTGGAGATAGATTAGCAGGCTTATTACATACTATTAACGATGAAATTGGAGATCGTACTATTGCTACTTCAGGGAGTATAAAACTAGTCTATGGAAAAGATAAAATTGTCGAGGAATTATTAGGGTTACAATTTGAAATTAGCATGAAAAGTTTCTTTCAAACTAATCCAAAATCTGCCGAAAAATTATATTCAAAAGTTGTTGATTATGCTCTTGAAGATAGAGAAGCTGTAGATAACAGTGTTGTTTTAGATTTATTTTGTGGTACAGGAACTATAGGTCAAATTATAGCTTCAAAAGCAAATAATACAAAAATAATAGGTGTAGACATTGTTGCATCGGCAATAGAAGATGCCAAAAAAAATGCACAACGTAATGGCATTGAAGGCTTGCAATTTTATGCTGCCGATGTTGGGAAATTTTTAACCGAGCATCCACAGTACAAAAACAATATTAAAACCATTATTTTGGACCCCGCAAGAGCTGGTATTACACCTAAAACGCTTAAAAAAATCATAAACCTAAATGCAAAACGTTTGGTTTATGTATCTTGCAATCCAGCAACCCAAGCTAGAGACATTGAACAACTTGGACACGCCAATTACAAGATAAAAAAACTAAGTTTAGTCGATCAATTTCCACATACAGCGCACATAGAAACTGTTGTACTTTTGGAAAGAAGATAA
- a CDS encoding DUF6452 family protein → MKKITASLLLALVLFTCERDDICSESITTSRINIALLDINFPDEDTPKNVFNLRVQGVGNESVLSDYDVVRTSSLLLPLKTTDDVTQFRLHIDYNVDDNGTPEPEDDIIEGNEDIITINYTREQEYLSRGCGYRTVFKNVTITVEDDGDNWIQNIIPANDNLIVNNEDEVHYKIYH, encoded by the coding sequence ATGAAAAAAATCACAGCGTCACTTCTACTCGCTTTAGTTTTATTCACGTGTGAACGTGATGATATTTGTTCCGAAAGTATTACAACATCTAGAATTAATATTGCACTTTTAGACATTAATTTCCCAGATGAAGACACCCCTAAAAATGTGTTTAATTTACGTGTTCAAGGTGTTGGCAATGAATCTGTACTCTCAGATTACGATGTTGTTAGAACAAGTAGCTTACTGTTACCGCTAAAAACAACCGATGATGTAACACAGTTTAGGTTACATATAGATTATAATGTTGATGATAACGGCACACCAGAACCAGAAGACGATATTATAGAAGGAAATGAAGATATTATTACCATTAACTATACTAGAGAGCAAGAATACCTCTCAAGAGGCTGTGGTTACAGAACTGTATTTAAAAATGTAACTATAACCGTAGAAGATGATGGCGACAATTGGATTCAAAATATAATACCAGCAAACGATAATTTAATAGTAAATAACGAAGATGAAGTACATTACAAAATTTACCATTAA